The DNA sequence GTCCCTCAGGATAACCTCAACTCTGCATGTGCGTAGTAACTTCAATCATAGGCGGGGTCAGCTCCTGTACAGGCTCAGTTGAGAACAGGTACAAGAAGAGCGTTTCAAGGGCGAAGCCAATCTGGGCCGGGTCAACTTCAGGATCACGCCCGAGCTGAAGCGCCGACAATTTGGCAGTGGCAATCAAGTTGGCTGATAGGGCATTGATCTGGAGAACAGGTTGAACAGATGAGTAGTTTTGGTATACGGTTTGAACAGGAACCTACAAAACATGAGTGCTAGATCACGATTTACGTAATCGAATCACAACTTTGTAACTCGCCGTCATCCTCTTGCCACACCTCGATAAAAACTGATACCATAAGGATGGTGAGTCGGGTGACAAGTTCTGATTTTGTGACTCTTCACACCATTTGGTTTTCTATTATAAACTTTTACTCGTTCTATTTTGCGCTTTCTCAGTACAAGTAGGCAGACGACCAATCAACATTGGAACGTGCCCAGAAGCTCAAAGATGAAGGAAACACCATGTTTGCTCGGAAAGACTATGCATCTGCGAGCGTCAAGTACACAGAGGCTATAGCCCTCGATGAAAAGAATCCTATTCTTTACGCCAACCGATCTGCTTGTCGACTCCATTTGAAACAGTCAGTTGCCCTCCTAATTTTCGATCTTACCTGGCCATATTCACGCGCGGTCCTTACAATCTTACAGGTTTCTCGATGCAGCCACTGACGCGCTTATGGTGAGCAGTTTTGTTCACGAAAGGAAGGCTTTATTAACCCTGCTCAATGTCATTACATTTGAAATAGGCCACAAAACTCAACCCGTATTATGGGAAAGCCTGGGCGAGATTAGCGACCGCAAAAGATGTAAGTTGTAACTGTCCGAAAACTTGAACCCGGCCTGGCTTCTCACTTTCtcaataaaataaaataactGACGATTTCGATGGTAGGCTCTAGGACAACCCGAAGCCAGTACGTTAGCGTGGCAGGAGGCGATTGATACGTTGCCAAAAGAGAATCTTACTGAATCCGAGCGGAAGCAGAAATCGGAATACGAAACCGGTCTGGCTGCTGCATCCAAGGCACTCGAAGCATTGAACTTGGGTGCAGACCAATCCGGTCGATTTTTATTCAAAAACGATGAGAGGAGTCTCTTACCCTGGATGTGCGCATTGGCCATGATACCTCAGTTAGAACGTGAGCGGAAATTTGAGAGCAGTGTAAGTCCTGTTGATCTTTTCAAGTGTTGTCTATTTTTTTCCGAAACTGGAATTAACTCATGGGGTTCTGACAGGCGTGGACAATCTCCCAGGCGTACTTATCCCTCGAGCAAGGTAACGAATGGATGAATGAAATGAAAACACAGGCAAGAGGTGGGGATGAATCGACCAGGGTCAGACTGAAGGTCATAGAATTCTTTTCAAATGCTATCATGTTGGACTCTCGGGCTTTCCATGTTGGTGATCCGGACTGGGGCAAAAAGTTCAACTTGCAAAGTGAGTGTTCGCCATATAAATCTTGACTCGAGGTTTTTGACACACACACGATCTCTAGTGAGAATCGAGAATAGCCACCATAAGTCATGGGCACCATTTGGACCCGAGAAGCTCTTCCGAGAGGTGGAAGATAGATTAGCCAGGGAAGGATGGGAATCTGTACGACCGGCGCTAAGTACTACTGTGCGGTGGGTGGCTATTTTTCCGGCCATGATCATGGACCGTAATGTTTAACAAAAGCATCGCCGTGTCCACAGGTCTTGGATAATGTTTGGTTTCTTAGAGGGAATAACGAGAAGGAATTATACTTCTGAAGCTGAGCACATGATCCGAGCCATCGATGTCATTAAATGGGGACGTGAAACCTGGAAGAACGTACCCTCGGAGGATCGTGGCGTCATCTTTCTCGACTCTTTCCTTCGAGGCGTCCAAAAGCTACACATCGAGGCGTTGGTCAAGGTTAACAATATTGAAATCTAAACCGAGTTACTGCTTGTATTGACGCCTCCCTCAGGTCTGTGCCACCGAAAAAGATATCCCTATAAAACTGCAGcgtttagaagacttgttgAAGGCGGCGGAAGAGATGATCAAAGGCATTGATGGTAGTCAAGCTCCGGCTCGTCAAGATGGCCCGTCGTCTGCAGCGGCTTTCTATTATTATCCTCGAGGATATGCCCTTGGGTACACTGTTCCCTAGTCTACCCGACATTTTCTTCTGACGACTTTTCTTGAAAAGGGCAAAAGCATTTTACTACGGTAGGAAAGCGGAGCTCACTGATACGGAGCAAGCACGAAAATTACACGCGCAAGCATTCTTTAACTACGTGCGAGCAACAAAGGATATTcctgaagacgatgaacagCATGCTTGTGCGTTTGTTCTATTCCTCGAATTTACGCAACGTTGATTGGGGAAACAGTATATTTGAAAGCTGCGATTGAGCATATGATCAAAGCAGGAGCACCCGTTGGTGTTCAGCTGAAGTGCATGGAAAAGCTCAGGCTGTCCATCGAGAGGATGGGCCAGATATGGGGCAAAATGTTATCGGCCCAACAGCGGGAATATGATTTCGTTGGTGTTCTGGGATGGGAGGAGAAGTATAAAAGGCTTCTTGCTGAAGGCGAGATCACCGAGGACTCTTGCATGGTTTTTGACAAGACCATAAATAATGGCCCAGCTTCTACAACGTGAAATTTAAAATCTACATCTCAGAGTGGTATGATCCTAGATGTCATTACCTGTCTCCTACTCTCTCCGACGCTTTCTTGCTCCTTGGTTTCTAGACAAGCTCAAGTTGTCATGAATGTCAAATGGTTGCATTTATGCGTTGCCGTCCTTTCGTTGCTCGACAGCCGACGGTCTGCTAGCTTGAAGGCTACGGCTCGTTGCCAGCACGATTGCCAATGTGACTTGTTGGTCCATCATCCATCAAAACAATCCAGCCCCTACAATGTTGGTGATGCCTCGCTAACAGTAATCATCATACCACGGCCAAACCGCAACGATTTGCAACCGTGGGGTTTTGGAGCCCCAGCCCACGTTCTATATACAGTTTGGAGTTGACGTAGTGTCACCACTGAGAACCACGACGCGAGCCGGTTCGGGAGTGGCGGCTACGGCCTCGGCTTCGGCTTCAGCAACCGCCAAAAGAAAGCTCAGGGAACAGCCCTCGGCCAATTTTTTGGGCAGGCCGTAGCCGGTGGCCCGGACTTCGTGGGATTTGCTGGTCATCATCCAAATCTGCTGGACTATCAGAATTTTGATACGTATGTAAGTTACTGTACTTGTGTGGTCCACATGAGCTGCAATCATTGCGCCACCCACACTAGCTTACCAGTGCCTGCACAGGTAGCGAACTCCCTGAGATCCCATGAGCGGCATCAAATTGATCTTCATTCAGCCTCAGTCCAAATTTTGCCGGTAACGATTTTCCTGCATAGCCCAGGTCGCTCTGACATTACTTAGCAGGGCCAGCCAGCTGCCAGCTGCTAGGGAATATCAAGGAAACGTTCTTTGACATAATTATTCCGAGTGATTCAAACGTTTTGATTCAAGACCACACGACACACCACCCGGCCCTGATAGCAACATACAGTccaaatatatatatatgatAATCCCATCCGGCCCTCTGAGTCGCCGGATTTCCACTTTTATAATATATAGGTCGCTCCTCACACTTCTCGACCGGTTTCGAGCTTCCCAAACTCCACTCACTGTCATAATCGATGTCTCACACCTCTCCCGCAAGCCTATTGGTATGGGCGATCCTTTCGTGCTTGGTACGTCCTGTATCCTTATTTCTGCAGCAAAGGCGCTCATTTCCTGCGTTCCGCAGTTGCTCACCTTCCTGGTGTATCACCTATGGTCCTTCGACAGGTTCCAGTGTTTAAAGTACTCCTTCAATCAGCCTGTTTCCATGCTCATTCGGTACTGAGTACATCTGTTCGATAGATGGAGTAATAATGGGGCTCATTCCGGAGCATTCAAGCGGATCATGACCGTGAGTCGCAACTTGTGGTCTTGAAACTCAGAGAACTCATCATGTATTTCGGCTGCTCAGTATTCGTATCTTCTCAGTGTGCCCTTGATAACGACTTACGCGGTCGGCTTTGCGGTGATCAAGTATCAAGAGGGGTTTATCGACATACCCTTCTTCGGAAGTACGTGATCCCTTCACTGAGGGCAATTCCCGTCCTGAAGCGATGCTTCAAGTCATACCCAAACCATACCCGTTGTGGAAACAGTCATCTCAAGATGCTATTTTCCCGTTCACGCTACTATTCTCTCTGTCATGGGCGCTGGAACTGTAAGTTACATTACCGTCCATCGCCAATCTATAGGCTGATCTATCTTCCATGTAACAGGGTAACGCATCTCGAGGGTGTGTCTCTCTCTCATATTCACGTCAATATACTCAGCTGATGTAGAGGTTGGCTGAAAGAACTGTGTTTTTGGTATTTCCTCGTGAACGCTGGATCCAACTCACAAGAATGGTTCAAATCCTTGTACTTCCGTGTTTGGGTCGTCGGATCATGTATTGCTTTGCTTTACATGCCTTTGCTGACCATTTTTACGCGTCACGTCCCTTTAAGGGTTTGTCTCCATCGTCCCTTGATCTTTTAGTGCATACCGATTTATCTTATCCAATTCAGAGTGAAGCGTATACGTTCTTGGCAGGGAGTTTAGGGAGTTTATCACTCACCATCGCTTTCCTACCCGTATTGTGCGTCTTTGCTTTTGCTTCGTTTGCACCGCTGACGAAATGGTCTTAGGTCTATATTCCCTCGCTTCCTCCTCAGCCTAGTAAATAACCCCCTTTCCCTTCACGTTACTTTTCCATATGCTGATCCACACCCGGCCCTACTAGAAATCGGAAGGGGTTGATGTTACCACGATAGTTCGACTAACCAaattccacgaattgaatgTGGGTGCTCTTGAGTTTGGTTATCATACGGCCGTCTGATGTTCCTGCTCAGACCATACGTGTTGTCTTCCGTTTCTTGTTCACGGTACCCTTCGTCATTCTTGGAATTGACGGTTCCCGACCACATCAACACATTAACGAGAGTATGCTCTGGACAGGTGATTCCCCCTCTGACTGCCACCACTTCGAGTGACTGATGTATTTGTGGCGTATCAGACTTACTGACCATGATTGGTGCACTTGGCTGTATAGTCTCTTCTGGAATAACATTGACTGTGAGTAAATTCTCAAATTCACTGCGGTAGCGTTAGTGACCCCTTTGGCAGATCTTCTTCCCCCGCTCGGTGGAGGGAGAAATTGCTTCGAAAGAAGCACGAAAATCAAGATCAACTCATTCGCACACGTGGTCAGATACAGATAGTATCCCTCCTGAAAACAACCACAGTGATCAGTATCTTGTCGACAGACACCGGTCATGGCACAAGTACCATGCGGACCATTATGAGCCATCAATATCAATCCCAGAAGTTTCTCCTAGTCAATCCTTCCCGCCGATGATGGAGATGACAGAAGATTCCTACAGTTCCAAAGTTAGGAATCACCAGCAACCGATACGCCCTAATCGACGTATAGGTGAAGATGTGGAGCTCGGTGGAATAGGTGTTGGCAGCCTCCCCTTCGCAATACAGAAGACGAGCTCAAGAGCTACTTTCACCACGATCAATCCCGCAGTATATCAGTTTAGGTCTCCGATAGGTTTGTTGGACTAGTTCCCCGTGTCAATTTTCCATGTCTGACGACCATCAATCTGACTTGTCATAGATGTTGCCTCTTACCGGAACCCCATAAATCAGAGCACGTCGCGGCTAACGTTCGCTCGTCCATGATATGGACTTGTGGATGAATTTGTACGATTCATCTGTATCATATTATCCCTGTGTATACAGGTCTTCCCATTCATTATTTTTTATTACTATTCACCGAATTCGAGAGTGATTTACCTTGATTCCGAGTTTCATATGAGGGTACGGGCACTTACTCGCGCCGAGTCAGTGAGTCGGTCCGCATTGGATTCTCTTCTCATGATCATGTAGAATATGAAGTTATCGAAAAGTCTTCTTGATCATGAGCCAAAGCTACGCAATGACGGCTCCTCTGACACGTTCTTCAGTTGAGGCTGCACATCGAGTGGTTGCGCCCGACATCCACCGCACACCTGTCCTGACTTCCTCATCGATCGACACGATCGCATCGACGCCTCAGTCCTCAGAATCACTCATCGGAACACCATGGGAAGGCCAAACCCCAGCTTCCCCTCAgctaaaactcttcttcaaatGTGAAAACTTTCAGAAAGTCGGCGCCTTCAAAGCAAGAGGCGCTTTCCATGCGTTGAGTAGATTGAGTGAAGAGGAAGTAAAAAATGGCGTCGTTACGCATAGCTCTGGTTCGTCGTAACTAGATTTCATTTGAACTGAAACTTGAACGAGGCTCTTTCTTGTCATGCATAGGCAACCACGCACAGGCCCTCGCATATGCTGCACGAACGAGGGGAATTACAGCTTACATCGTCATGCCATCAATATCGACACCATCCAAGATTGCAGCAACTCGAGGATACGGTGCCAATGTCGTCTTCTCAGGATCAACAGCTGCAGAACGGGAAGTCGTCGCGAAAGAAGTCATCGAGAGAACTGGGGCCCGGTTCATTCCTCCGTATGATCATCCTGATATTATCCTGGGTCAAGGTACTATGGCATTGGAACTTGAAGAACAGGTGAAGGAACTCGATACCGAGTCTTTCAAGGATGACTCTGGGGGACGGGGACGAGGTCTTCTAGACGCTGTCATTTCACCActtggtggaggtggaatgTTGTCAGGGATAGCGACAGCTCTGTCCGGTACTGGTACCCGTGTTTTTGGTTCTGAACCTTCGTTCCAAGGGGGAGACGATGGGCGTCGTGGTTTGGCGGAAGGAAAGCGAATAACCAGTGTTTCAACTCTCACTATCGCCGACGGGTTGCGTACGCCTCTGGGAGAGATCAACTGGACAGTGATATCCGACAAATCAAAAGTCGAAGGTGTGTATTCAGTTGGCGAAGAACAGATCAAGAAAGCGATGAAGCTGCTTCTGGAACGATTAAAGGTGTGGGTTGAACCTAGCTCCTGCGTTCCGCTAGCTGTGGTTTTATTCGATGAAGACTTTAGGAAGGAATGTGTCAGATTGAATGTGAGAAGGTTAGGTGTCGTGCTGAGCGGAGGAAACACGACAGTTGAAGCAGTTTCAAAGCTTTTTGGTCCAGACGAATGATAGATACATTACTTTCATAGATCGATCCAATAGTCTGACAGCGATAAGTGACCTGAAGAAGGCCTCAAGATATTTGGGAGCCTGGAGACCAGAGCCCCACTGAGAACATCGAGGGGGTCAAATGAAAGGGATCCCTGGTGGATTGCTAATGCATTCAGCGAGTTCGTGAAGTTATCCTCCCAAAGCTCGGAATCCGAAACCGGGAGCCTCAAACAATCAACTTCCCCATCGTCATCTGGAGCAGCATTTTCGGAGGCAGAATTTTTCTTCGTGTTCGCGCCGCCCAGTAGACATACTGATGCAACAAGTGTCCCATGCAAATGCCTGGATTCATGTACTTGACCTCAGCGATGGCAGCGGTTTTCGGAAGGACGGTCTGCATCTGGAAATAATGGTAAGGCGGTACGCAACGGATAGAAGAGCTTCTAGGGTTTTCAGATGATCCGGATGCCCGAGGCATTTTATAACTGAAAAGTACTTCACCGTTAAGCATAATACACAGAAGCCACCTTATACAGTCCCGTGCGGGTTTAAACACCTAGAATCCTAGTCTTCGACAACGCATTTTCATCTACTGTCTACAACTGTCCGATTCTCTGGGCAACCCTGTCCCTCACTGTTTGGTAAGCATTCATTATTGTCTGCTCGTTGATAGTGATCTCAGTGGTATCCAGTCGTGAGCGGCTGACGCGCGATGCTATTGCCGCAGCGTCTGTGTCGACAATGATTCTGATAGAGAAGCGTCAACAATTCGGTCAAAGGAGAGAGCATGTACCCGCAGCCCCGGAAGAACACGAGACGTACCCATCGTCAACTGTTTCGTCTAAACAAAGTAGGACTAGGTCCAAGTTCTCCAAAACACCTCTCTTTTCCAACTGACCCCGTAACAGCAGAGACAGCGCGTCCGTGAGCGAATTCAAAGCTAACATGATCATGAGCTCGTTCTCTGATGGGCCGGCGATGAAATAGATAATAAGGTCGAGGGAATGCTTGTACACCGCCAGGTGTCCGTCGTACAAGATAATGTCACCTAGAAAACCCACAAGTTCCGAATTGACACGTTGAGCGATACGATTCAGACTCACCTCCGGGCTTTTTCGTCTTTTGCCAAAGTCCCTTTtcaaatgctttctgctCCTTCAATGTCAAGAATTCCTTCGATTCGCCATTGGGATGGCTTTTAGGTCGGTAGTACTTGGCCAAGACGCGGTGTCCCTCGCTATCGGTTATTATGAATGCGTTCAAGCTGTATAGAGAGAGGTTCATCTGGTATGACGGTGTCTGGGGCTATAATCTGGGTCATCAAACAAAAATCGTAATATAAGCTGATATTTCAACATCGACAAGAAATTTGACCCAAAACACGCTTACAGGTCGAAGGATGAACTGGGAGAAAATGGCAGTTACCGAATTGGGAAAATTAAAAATCTCAGTCTCGTACCACCACCGGCGATGTTCGCTCAACGTTTCTCGATGGTCTTTTTCTCTCCACGTTACAGTACTCGAAGTATTCTTGATCATCTATTCAAACTATATCCTCAAGAAATGGGAAAGATCGGTAATTACGAACAATGCGCATTCGTGTCTCGTGGAACTGGTTAGtactgagcgctgagcgctgagccgCATCCGCGAAATTCCAATGACACGAATGTCAATAGGTCAATTTAAGCCAATGGCTGAAGCGAACCCCACTATTGGATCTACTGGCGCCTTAGAATTTGTGGAAGAAGACAGAGTAGAACTGGTCATTAATGACAAAGGGAATAAAGAGGAGCTTAGGAAAGCGGTACAAGAACTCAAAAAGGTGTGTTGCCTTTATGCCTACCTTCTGAGCTTGCCCGACTTATTTGCAAGTCAGTTCCACCCATACGAAGAAGCTGTAGTTTACATCCACAAGTTGGAGGACATCTGAAAACAACATACCGGCAGAGTCGATATTTCACCGAAGCGTCACCGTCTGGTTGACCACATTGTGAAGGTCTATTCACTAGACAGGGTTTTCGTGGCGTGGCGAAGTGGCATGAAATCCGATCAAGTTACGAACGGTACCGTATTCACCGGGTTGAGCTGTGCTTGAACAAGCCAGTTTGAAAGGAATGTTAATCCTCGCATATCAGGTGCGTCCAGAAAATTTGTACTTCGATACTAGTGTTGAAATCCCCTTCAAGCCACCTATCGTCCTGACCCCTACGGTCGATTTCTGGAACCCATCCATGACTGGCTCccgttccttttctttctatttctccttgacACGTCGCCCAAACCGGAAGTCTACTTCTTACGTGAAGCTTGCGTTTCATCCTTTCcgacgaagacgatgagCCTCCCGCTTCCTTTATCACCGGATCCTTGGCACCTCAAGgcctcatcgacatctttGAATGCGGTGCTGTTCTTGTTCACGCTGGCGCTCCGTTCATGACCTCTTT is a window from the Marasmius oreades isolate 03SP1 chromosome 6, whole genome shotgun sequence genome containing:
- a CDS encoding uncharacterized protein (BUSCO:EOG09264OBA); amino-acid sequence: MNLSLYSLNAFIITDSEGHRVLAKYYRPKSHPNGESKEFLTLKEQKAFEKGLWQKTKKPGGDIILYDGHLAVYKHSLDLIIYFIAGPSENELMIMLALNSLTDALSLLLRGQLEKRGVLENLDLVLLCLDETVDDGIIVDTDAAAIASRVSRSRLDTTEITINEQTIMNAYQTVRDRVAQRIGQL